In one Saimiri boliviensis isolate mSaiBol1 chromosome 19, mSaiBol1.pri, whole genome shotgun sequence genomic region, the following are encoded:
- the CD1A gene encoding T-cell surface glycoprotein CD1a: protein MLFLLLPLLAVLPGGENADGFEEPVSFHVIKISSFYNDSWERNLGSGWLGDLQTHTWDSKSSTIIFLWPWSRGNFSNEEWMELETLLRIHFIVVSEAVHRRVSELAFQYPCEIQVTAGCELHSGKLSGSFLRVAYQGLDYTSFPNNSCVPSPLGGDAAKRACKAFNQDQHNKDELHHFISDTCLRFLLGLLDAGKAYLQRQVKPKAWLSRGPSPGPGRLLLVCHVSGFYPKPVWVMWMRGEQEQPDTQRGDVLPNADGTWYLRATLEVAAGEAADLSCRVKHSSLEGQDIVLYWEHHNSVGLIILAVIVPLLLLIVCLALWFRKRCSH, encoded by the exons ATGCTGTTTCTGCTGCTTCCATTGCTAGCTGTTCTCCCGGGTGGTGAAAATGCAGATG GGTTCGAGGAGCCGGTCTCCTTCCATGTCATTAAAATCTCATCCTTTTACAACGATTCCTGGGAACGAAATCTGGGCTCAGGTTGGCTGGGTGATTTGCAGACTCACACCTGGGACAGCAAGTCCAGCACCATCATTTTCCTGTGGCCCTGGTCCAGGGGAAACTTCAGCAATGAGgagtggatggaactggaaacgTTATTGCGTATACACTTCATTGTTGTTTCTGAGGCAGTTCATAGACGCGTCAGTGAATTGGCATTTCAAT ATCCTTGTGAGATACAGGTGACAGCAGGCTGTGAGCTGCACTCTGGAAAGCTCTCAGGAAGCTTCCTTCGGGTAGCTTACCAAGGATTAGATTACACAAGTTTCCCGAACAATTCATGTGTGCCATCTCCACTGGGTGGAGATGCAGCCAAGCGTGCCTGCAAAGCGTTCAATCAGGATCAGCATAACAAGGATGAGCTACACCATTTCATCAGTGACACCTGCCTACGTTTCCTCTTGGGTCTTCTTGATGCAGGAAAGGCATATCTGCAGCGGCAAG TGAAGCCCAAGGCCTGGCTGTCCCGTGGCCCCAGTCCTGGCCCTGGCCGTCTGCTGCTGGTGTGCCATGTCTCAGGGTTCTACCCAAAGCCCGTGTGGGTGATGTGGATGCGGGGTGAGCAGGAGCAGCCGGACACTCAGCGAGGGGACGTCCTGCCCAATGCTGATGGGACATGGTATCTCCGAGCAACCCTGGAGGTGGCCGCTGGGGAGGCAGCTGACCTGTCCTGTCGGGTGAAGCACAGCAGTCTAGAGGGCCAGGACATCGTCCTCTACTGGG aacatcaCAATTCCGTGGGCTTGATCATCTTGGCGGTGATAGTGCCTTTACTTCTTCTGATAGTGTGTCTTGCACTTTGGTTCAGGAAACGCTG TTCCCATTAA